In bacterium, a single window of DNA contains:
- a CDS encoding S8 family serine peptidase: MRVRFVILQLLTATALAAGTLDPFLEAELDRDPGSPVPVVVVIAERPCDLHLDRYATALAPEERRAARWAVLRQLCGRSQAPVLDFLHRQAPGEVEDIRPIVLLNAVGARVTAEVARELADLPGVDRVVLSSTTDDALCSCAEITWNVGRVEAPLVWSEPYGYTGDGVVVAVVDTGCDFEHPDLADHPWVNFGEIPDNGLDDDANGYVDDVNGWDFYYDDGTVLGPEDGHGSHVAGIVAGDGSAGSQTGVAPDARIMAVKVFSDTGRGTEYITWDGMDYAVEMGADVLNLSFGWHQNQTHNQPLWRDVCRTALELGVVIVAAAGNEGDKTGQYPPPDNIRTPGDVPEIITVGATESADGVTFFSSIGPAEWSFDPPYDDWPYPPGCIKPDICAPGGTVTVGGGIKSIDGRRGGYINMEGTSMATPHVAGAVALLLQADPSLTPEEVKDYLELSALDLGEAGKDDYAGYGRLQCLLALLAMQTGLRFSDFGLTETADGVLADWSLTRPDLVEGYRLYRKVDDGLWEPLGTASVATGPYLDRDVERGRQYAYRVVALVSEGGELSRGPETLIYGQGLPPPRALLGQPYPSPADGAVNFLLTFPIDARVELTVYDLSGRRVARPYADEHPAGRETVTLSTDGLAPGVYLVELTDKTSGASTLRRFVIAR, translated from the coding sequence ATGCGCGTGCGGTTTGTCATCCTTCAACTCCTGACGGCGACGGCCCTGGCCGCCGGCACCCTCGACCCCTTCCTGGAGGCGGAGCTCGACCGCGACCCGGGCTCACCGGTGCCCGTGGTGGTCGTGATCGCCGAGCGCCCCTGTGACCTCCACCTGGACCGTTACGCAACGGCCCTCGCCCCCGAGGAACGGCGAGCCGCCCGGTGGGCCGTCCTCCGACAGCTTTGCGGGCGGTCCCAGGCGCCGGTCCTCGACTTCCTCCACCGGCAGGCGCCCGGAGAGGTGGAGGACATCCGGCCCATCGTTTTATTGAACGCCGTGGGGGCCAGGGTTACGGCCGAAGTCGCCCGGGAGCTGGCCGACCTTCCCGGCGTGGACCGCGTCGTCCTCAGTTCCACTACCGACGACGCCCTCTGCTCCTGCGCCGAGATCACCTGGAACGTGGGCCGCGTGGAGGCCCCGCTGGTCTGGAGCGAGCCCTACGGCTACACCGGCGACGGGGTGGTGGTGGCCGTGGTGGATACCGGCTGCGACTTCGAGCACCCCGACCTGGCCGACCACCCCTGGGTGAATTTTGGCGAGATTCCCGACAACGGCCTCGACGACGACGCCAACGGTTACGTTGACGACGTCAACGGCTGGGACTTCTACTACGACGACGGCACCGTTCTGGGGCCCGAGGACGGCCACGGGAGCCACGTGGCGGGCATCGTGGCCGGCGACGGCAGCGCCGGGTCCCAGACCGGCGTGGCCCCCGACGCCCGCATCATGGCGGTAAAGGTCTTCTCCGACACCGGCCGCGGCACGGAGTACATCACCTGGGACGGGATGGACTACGCGGTGGAGATGGGCGCCGACGTGTTGAACCTGAGCTTCGGCTGGCACCAGAATCAGACCCACAACCAGCCGCTGTGGCGCGATGTGTGCCGGACCGCCCTGGAGCTGGGGGTGGTGATAGTGGCCGCGGCGGGGAACGAAGGCGACAAGACGGGCCAGTACCCGCCGCCCGACAACATCCGTACCCCGGGCGACGTGCCGGAGATAATCACCGTCGGCGCCACCGAGAGCGCGGACGGGGTCACCTTCTTCTCCAGCATCGGTCCCGCGGAGTGGAGCTTCGACCCGCCCTACGACGACTGGCCCTACCCGCCGGGCTGCATCAAGCCGGACATCTGCGCGCCGGGGGGAACGGTCACGGTGGGCGGGGGCATCAAGAGCATAGACGGCCGCCGGGGGGGCTACATCAACATGGAGGGCACCTCCATGGCCACGCCCCACGTGGCGGGGGCCGTCGCCCTTCTGCTCCAGGCCGACCCTTCCCTGACGCCCGAGGAGGTGAAGGACTACCTGGAGCTCTCCGCCCTGGATCTGGGCGAGGCGGGCAAGGACGACTACGCGGGTTACGGTCGGCTCCAGTGCCTCCTGGCCCTTCTGGCAATGCAGACCGGCCTGCGGTTCAGCGACTTCGGCCTGACCGAGACCGCCGACGGCGTCCTGGCGGACTGGTCTCTCACCCGCCCCGACCTCGTGGAGGGATACCGTCTGTACCGGAAGGTGGACGACGGCCTCTGGGAGCCGCTGGGCACGGCTTCCGTCGCTACGGGCCCTTACCTGGACCGCGACGTGGAACGGGGTCGGCAGTACGCCTACCGCGTCGTGGCCCTCGTCTCCGAGGGCGGGGAGCTCTCCCGCGGGCCGGAGACGCTCATCTACGGCCAGGGGTTGCCGCCCCCCCGGGCGCTACTGGGCCAACCCTACCCCTCCCCGGCCGACGGCGCGGTGAACTTTCTGCTGACGTTCCCCATAGACGCCAGAGTGGAGCTCACGGTCTACGACCTGTCGGGCAGGCGCGTGGCCCGACCCTACGCCGACGAGCACCCCGCCGGCCGGGAAACGGTGACCCTCTCGACCGACGGTCTGGCGCCGGGGGTGTACCTGGTGGAGCTCACCGATAAAACCAGCGGGGCGAGCACCCTCCGGCGCTTCGTCATCGCCCGGTGA
- a CDS encoding C-GCAxxG-C-C family protein translates to MDEEKVVRAVDRACELFAREGYNCAMAVMSALLELADGDPLDYLALAAPFGAGTARAGLTCGALTGAVMALGMLKAPKVYRNREAKEDAYRLSAPVVEGFVKRMGSALCADITGVDLADKEGRRRFVELDILELKCVPAVELAARLGAEVILSD, encoded by the coding sequence GTGGACGAGGAGAAGGTCGTGCGGGCGGTGGACCGGGCCTGCGAACTATTCGCCCGGGAGGGCTACAACTGCGCCATGGCCGTCATGTCGGCGCTGCTGGAGCTGGCCGACGGCGACCCGCTGGACTACCTCGCCCTGGCCGCCCCCTTCGGCGCCGGCACCGCCCGCGCGGGCCTGACCTGCGGCGCGCTGACGGGAGCGGTCATGGCGCTGGGGATGCTCAAGGCCCCCAAAGTCTACAGGAACCGAGAGGCGAAGGAGGATGCTTACCGGCTGTCCGCGCCGGTGGTGGAAGGCTTCGTGAAGCGGATGGGGTCCGCCCTCTGCGCCGACATCACCGGGGTGGACCTCGCCGACAAGGAGGGGCGGCGCAGGTTCGTGGAGCTCGACATCCTGGAGCTGAAGTGCGTCCCCGCGGTGGAGCTGGCCGCGCGTCTGGGCGCCGAGGTCATCCTTTCGGATTAA
- a CDS encoding multiheme c-type cytochrome has protein sequence MAERASLIENLREENPDLILVDTGDLFGVDDKPRKAEAVLEVYRLAAYDLIALGDQDLLGGEMTPARLLGILPFACANLTPLANDRPPLPATLILERGGVKVGLAAVIHPDCFSTGPDPAALGYGVSDWQEPLREAVANLRAAGCDIVIVLSHLGVPGEVEIAQNFTGVDLVVGGHSGLFRRQPELSYAAPVVWPGRKGRYVGVARLSLDPDTLGRLVSYEAIPVDGEVLEADPATRAVILDYEHERYADWLERFYKPEGEYAWHGADYCGACHADQYAQWSSTPHARAWESLVATGDDRNLECIRCHATGFGRPGGFGSVELTPHLTGVGCQMCHETPAEHPSGERPPAVEARFCAVCHKPGYDDDFSFSRDAEPVSH, from the coding sequence CTGGCGGAGAGAGCCAGCCTGATCGAAAACCTGCGCGAAGAGAACCCCGACCTGATTCTCGTGGACACCGGGGACCTCTTCGGCGTGGACGATAAACCCCGCAAGGCGGAGGCGGTGCTCGAGGTATACCGTCTGGCCGCCTACGACCTCATCGCCCTGGGCGACCAGGACCTGCTGGGTGGAGAGATGACGCCGGCCCGGCTCCTGGGGATACTCCCCTTCGCCTGTGCCAACCTGACCCCCCTGGCGAACGACCGGCCCCCCCTCCCGGCAACGCTCATCCTGGAGCGCGGCGGGGTGAAGGTCGGCCTCGCGGCGGTGATTCACCCCGACTGTTTCTCCACCGGCCCCGACCCGGCCGCGCTGGGCTACGGGGTGTCGGACTGGCAAGAGCCGCTGCGGGAGGCGGTGGCGAATCTCCGGGCCGCGGGCTGCGACATCGTCATCGTCCTGTCGCACCTGGGCGTACCCGGCGAGGTGGAAATCGCCCAAAATTTCACCGGGGTGGACCTGGTCGTCGGCGGGCATTCGGGGCTTTTCCGGCGGCAGCCGGAGCTCTCGTACGCGGCGCCCGTCGTGTGGCCCGGCCGGAAGGGGCGCTATGTGGGCGTCGCCCGGCTGAGTCTCGATCCCGACACCCTCGGGCGGCTCGTATCCTACGAGGCGATCCCCGTGGACGGCGAGGTGCTCGAGGCGGACCCGGCGACGCGCGCCGTCATCCTGGACTACGAGCACGAGCGGTACGCGGACTGGCTGGAGCGCTTCTACAAACCAGAGGGCGAATACGCCTGGCACGGGGCGGATTACTGCGGCGCCTGCCACGCGGACCAGTACGCCCAATGGTCATCCACCCCCCACGCCCGCGCCTGGGAGTCCCTCGTCGCCACGGGAGACGACCGGAACCTGGAGTGCATCCGGTGCCACGCCACCGGTTTCGGCAGGCCCGGCGGCTTCGGCAGCGTGGAGCTGACGCCGCACCTAACCGGGGTCGGCTGCCAGATGTGCCACGAGACCCCGGCTGAGCACCCGTCGGGCGAGCGGCCGCCGGCGGTCGAGGCGCGCTTCTGCGCCGTCTGCCACAAACCGGGCTACGACGACGACTTCAGCTTTTCCCGGGACGCGGAGCCGGTCAGCCACTAA